One part of the Mycolicibacterium aromaticivorans JS19b1 = JCM 16368 genome encodes these proteins:
- the ureG gene encoding urease accessory protein UreG, whose amino-acid sequence MPPHFIDGQPHAHPDRPKRTRQPGEPLRIGIGGPVGSGKTALVAALCRQLRDELSLAVLTNDIYTTEDADFLRRHAVLPDDRIAAVQTGGCPHTAIRDDITANLDAIDDLIAGHDDLDLILVESGGDNLTATFSSGLVDVQIFVVDVAGGDKVPRKGGPGVTFSDLLVVNKTDLAPLVGADLEVMRRDAAKVREGRPTELISLTADPAASPVLAWVREQLRVNQLT is encoded by the coding sequence ATGCCTCCACATTTCATTGACGGTCAGCCGCACGCGCACCCGGACCGGCCCAAGCGGACGCGGCAGCCGGGGGAGCCGTTGCGGATCGGCATCGGCGGCCCGGTCGGGTCTGGCAAGACCGCGCTGGTGGCCGCGCTGTGCCGCCAGCTGCGCGACGAATTGTCGCTCGCGGTGTTGACCAATGACATCTACACCACCGAGGACGCCGACTTCCTGCGCCGCCACGCGGTGCTGCCCGACGACCGGATCGCCGCGGTGCAGACCGGTGGCTGCCCGCACACCGCGATCCGCGACGACATCACCGCCAACCTCGACGCCATCGACGACCTGATCGCCGGGCACGACGACCTGGATCTGATCCTGGTGGAATCCGGCGGCGACAACCTGACCGCGACGTTCTCCTCCGGACTGGTGGACGTCCAGATCTTCGTCGTCGACGTGGCCGGGGGAGACAAGGTGCCGCGCAAGGGCGGTCCGGGGGTGACGTTCTCGGATCTGTTGGTGGTCAACAAGACCGACCTTGCTCCGCTGGTCGGCGCCGACCTGGAGGTGATGCGCCGCGACGCCGCCAAGGTCCGCGAGGGCCGCCCCACGGAGTTGATCTCGCTGACCGCCGATCCGGCGGCGTCGCCGGTGTTGGCGTGGGTGCGCGAGCAGCTGCGCGTCAACCAACTCACGTGA
- a CDS encoding urease accessory protein UreD — translation MRSDVVVVAQPERLPHIECRGALAARHTEPDTVHLVSAAATPLGGDVIAIRIVVEPGARLRLRSAAATVALPGADTIDSYACWQIEVCGELDLDPEPTIVAANARHASELTVGLGDSARLRIRERVQIGRTGEREGFWSGAMRADVAGVPLLRHRVELGPSSVADDALGTPLACVSELRYPEPAADAAGITLALAAGGSLSTWQGQRLYS, via the coding sequence ATGCGTTCTGATGTCGTGGTGGTGGCGCAGCCGGAGCGGCTGCCCCACATCGAGTGCCGTGGGGCTCTGGCCGCCCGGCACACCGAACCCGACACCGTGCACCTGGTGTCCGCGGCGGCGACGCCGCTGGGCGGGGACGTCATCGCGATCCGGATCGTCGTCGAACCCGGCGCGCGGCTGCGGCTGCGCAGTGCCGCCGCGACCGTGGCGCTGCCCGGTGCCGACACCATCGACTCATACGCGTGCTGGCAGATCGAGGTCTGCGGTGAGCTCGACCTCGACCCCGAGCCGACGATCGTGGCCGCCAACGCCCGCCATGCCAGCGAGCTCACGGTCGGGCTGGGCGACAGCGCCCGCCTGCGGATCCGGGAACGCGTACAGATCGGCAGAACCGGTGAGCGCGAGGGATTTTGGAGCGGCGCCATGCGTGCAGACGTGGCAGGCGTGCCGCTGCTGAGACATCGGGTGGAACTCGGGCCGTCGTCGGTGGCCGACGACGCGCTCGGCACTCCGCTGGCGTGTGTGAGCGAGTTGCGCTACCCCGAGCCCGCCGCCGACGCCGCAGGGATCACCCTGGCGCTGGCGGCCGGCGGCAGTTTGTCGACCTGGCAGGGGCAGCGGCTCTACTCGTGA
- a CDS encoding sensor histidine kinase, whose translation MLSLRTIVIVAALSVVILVLTLGTWVWLGVTNDQYSQLDRRLDSVSSLGDVSSLLTTSKPDASGTPTPDGNLVRTIRVGAMAMSVPPDVVLPQLGNGYANTTIDGVEYRVRTFAVGGATIALGAPVAETQRRIAELHLRVLLICAGVIAGTVVVGWLISLIMINPFRVLAQQARAINAQSNPDEVQVRGVKEAVEIAEAVEGMLARIGDEQDRTRAALESARDFAAVASHELRTPLTAMRTNLEVLSTLDLAPEQRNEVIGDVIRTQSRIEATLTALERLAQGELTTAADFVPFDVTELLDRAAHDAERIYRDLKVSLVPSPAVLMVGLPVGLRLVIDNAIANAVKHGGATEVQLSVSSSADGVQITVDDDGSGVPEDERAAVFERFSRGSTASRSGSGLGLALVAQQAELHGGTASLTTSPLGGARLVLTLAGRHE comes from the coding sequence ATGCTGTCGCTGCGCACGATCGTGATCGTCGCAGCGCTGTCCGTCGTGATCCTGGTGCTGACGCTGGGCACGTGGGTGTGGCTGGGCGTCACCAACGACCAGTACAGCCAGCTGGACCGCCGGCTCGACTCGGTCAGCAGCCTCGGCGACGTCAGCTCGCTGCTGACGACGTCGAAGCCGGACGCCAGCGGCACTCCCACTCCGGACGGAAACCTGGTGCGCACCATCCGGGTTGGGGCGATGGCGATGTCGGTACCGCCCGACGTGGTGCTGCCGCAGCTGGGCAACGGTTACGCCAACACCACGATCGACGGCGTCGAGTACCGGGTGCGGACGTTCGCCGTCGGTGGCGCCACGATCGCGCTGGGCGCTCCGGTGGCCGAAACCCAGCGGCGGATCGCCGAGCTGCATCTGCGGGTGTTGTTGATCTGTGCGGGCGTCATCGCAGGCACCGTGGTGGTGGGCTGGCTGATCTCGCTGATCATGATCAACCCGTTCCGGGTGCTCGCCCAGCAGGCCCGCGCGATCAACGCCCAGTCCAACCCCGACGAGGTCCAGGTGCGCGGCGTCAAGGAAGCCGTGGAGATCGCCGAGGCGGTCGAAGGCATGCTGGCCCGCATCGGCGACGAGCAGGATCGCACCAGGGCCGCACTGGAATCGGCCAGGGACTTCGCGGCCGTCGCCTCCCACGAGCTCCGCACTCCGCTGACCGCCATGCGCACCAACCTCGAGGTGCTCTCCACCCTCGACCTAGCACCGGAGCAGCGCAACGAGGTGATCGGTGACGTCATCCGCACCCAGAGCCGCATCGAGGCCACGCTGACCGCGCTGGAGCGCCTCGCCCAGGGCGAGCTGACCACGGCCGCGGACTTCGTGCCGTTCGACGTCACCGAACTGCTCGACCGTGCCGCACACGACGCCGAACGCATCTACCGCGATCTGAAGGTGTCACTGGTCCCCTCCCCCGCGGTGCTCATGGTCGGTCTGCCGGTGGGGCTGCGCCTGGTGATCGACAACGCCATCGCGAACGCGGTCAAGCACGGCGGGGCCACCGAGGTTCAGCTGTCGGTGTCCAGCTCGGCCGACGGCGTCCAGATCACCGTCGACGACGACGGCAGCGGGGTGCCCGAAGACGAACGGGCCGCGGTGTTCGAGCGGTTCTCCCGCGGCTCGACCGCCTCCCGCTCCGGGTCGGGACTCGGGTTGGCACTGGTGGCCCAACAGGCGGAATTGCACGGCGGCACAGCGTCATTGACCACCAGTCCGCTGGGTGGCGCCCGCCTGGTCCTGACCCTGGCCGGCCGTCACGAGTAG
- a CDS encoding heme-binding protein has protein sequence MTSNRSVRRAAAAAFGAGAVLLSVAGPASVILAGPAAADPPPNCTTADMTGIMAGVSAAMSNYLFTHPDVNGFFTGLQGLPKDQVKTQTQQYLDANPQIRAELDGIRQPSTDFRNRCGLIQRPLAPGVV, from the coding sequence ATGACATCCAATCGTTCCGTGCGTCGCGCGGCTGCGGCAGCGTTCGGCGCCGGCGCGGTGTTGCTCAGCGTGGCCGGCCCGGCTTCGGTGATCTTGGCCGGCCCGGCCGCGGCGGACCCGCCGCCCAACTGCACCACCGCGGACATGACCGGAATCATGGCGGGAGTGTCGGCCGCGATGTCGAACTACCTGTTCACCCACCCGGACGTCAACGGCTTCTTCACCGGCCTGCAGGGGCTGCCGAAGGATCAGGTCAAGACTCAGACGCAGCAGTATCTCGACGCCAACCCGCAGATCCGCGCGGAGCTGGACGGCATTCGCCAGCCGTCGACCGATTTCCGCAACCGCTGCGGACTCATTCAGCGCCCGCTGGCACCCGGCGTGGTCTAG
- a CDS encoding NAD(P)/FAD-dependent oxidoreductase: protein MTHPGATPSDKHKVVIIGSGFGGLNAAKQLKRADVDIKLIAKTTHHLFQPLLYQVATGIISEGEIAPPTRVVLRDQRNCQVLLGEVTNVDLDNKTVDSILLGHTYRTPYDTLIVAAGAGQSYFGNDHFAEWAPGMKTIDDALELRGRILGAFEQAERSSDPVRREKLLTFVVVGAGPTGVEMAGQIAELADHTLKGAFRHIDSTRARVILLDAAPAVLPPMGEKLGKKAADRLEKLGVEIQLGAMVTDVDRNGITVKRGDGSLDRIECATKVWSAGVSASPLGKIIADQSGAEIDRAGRVKVLPDLTVPGNPNVFVVGDMAFVEGVPGMAQGAIQGAKYAAKLIKAELKGADPAAREPFQYFDKGSMATVSRYSAVAKVGKIEFGGFIAWLAWLFLHLIYLVGFKARLTTSLSWISTFIGSHRGQLTITEQQAYARTRIEQLEEIAATVEDEKAAS from the coding sequence ATGACCCACCCCGGTGCCACCCCATCGGATAAGCACAAGGTCGTCATCATCGGTTCTGGGTTCGGCGGCCTGAATGCCGCCAAGCAGCTCAAACGAGCCGACGTCGACATCAAGCTCATCGCCAAGACCACCCACCACCTGTTCCAGCCGCTGCTGTACCAGGTGGCGACGGGCATCATCTCGGAAGGCGAGATCGCCCCGCCGACCCGCGTGGTGCTGCGCGACCAGCGCAACTGCCAGGTTCTGCTCGGCGAGGTCACCAACGTCGACCTGGACAACAAGACCGTCGACTCGATCCTGCTGGGCCATACCTACCGCACCCCGTACGACACCCTGATCGTCGCCGCGGGGGCGGGTCAGTCCTACTTCGGCAATGACCACTTCGCCGAGTGGGCCCCCGGCATGAAGACCATCGACGACGCGCTGGAACTGCGCGGCCGCATCCTGGGTGCCTTCGAGCAGGCCGAGCGGTCGAGCGACCCGGTGCGCCGGGAAAAGCTGCTGACGTTCGTCGTCGTCGGCGCGGGCCCCACCGGTGTGGAGATGGCCGGGCAGATCGCCGAACTCGCCGACCACACCCTCAAGGGTGCGTTCCGCCACATCGACTCCACCCGGGCCCGGGTGATCCTGCTGGACGCCGCCCCGGCCGTCCTGCCGCCGATGGGCGAGAAGCTCGGCAAGAAGGCCGCCGACCGGCTGGAGAAGCTGGGCGTGGAGATCCAGCTCGGCGCGATGGTCACCGACGTCGACCGCAACGGCATCACCGTCAAGCGCGGCGACGGCAGCCTCGATCGCATCGAATGCGCCACCAAGGTGTGGTCGGCCGGCGTGTCGGCCAGCCCGCTGGGCAAGATCATCGCCGACCAGTCCGGTGCCGAGATCGACCGTGCCGGCCGGGTCAAGGTGCTGCCCGATCTCACCGTTCCGGGCAACCCGAACGTGTTCGTGGTCGGCGACATGGCCTTCGTCGAGGGCGTTCCCGGTATGGCGCAGGGTGCCATCCAAGGCGCCAAGTACGCCGCCAAGCTGATCAAGGCCGAACTCAAGGGCGCCGACCCGGCCGCCCGTGAGCCGTTCCAGTACTTCGACAAGGGCTCGATGGCCACGGTGTCGCGGTACTCGGCGGTGGCCAAGGTCGGCAAGATCGAATTCGGCGGTTTCATCGCCTGGCTGGCCTGGCTGTTCCTGCACCTGATCTACCTCGTCGGGTTCAAGGCACGGCTCACCACGTCGCTGTCGTGGATCAGCACGTTCATCGGCAGCCACCGCGGACAGCTGACGATCACCGAGCAGCAGGCGTACGCCCGCACCAGGATCGAGCAACTCGAGGAGATCGCGGCCACCGTCGAGGACGAGAAAGCCGCCAGCTGA
- a CDS encoding LLM class F420-dependent oxidoreductase, translating into MTIRLGIQIPNFSYGTGVPELFPTVIAQAQEAEAAGADAVFVMDHLYQLPSLGAPEEPMLEAYTALGALANATQRVQLGTLVTGNTYRNPALLAKEITTLDVISQGRAILGIGTGWFELEHDSLGYEFGTFTDRFNKLHEALDIILPMLKGERVTVDGTYYRTSEAFANPRFRDHIPLMIGGTGEKKTIPLAAKHFDHLNLVCGFDELARKIQVKNEQCEQIGRDPSELETSMLVFGLIDENITEDFIPSDVKQRAVWGGAEQIADQLKTKVLDAGVDGVILSPVTHLDGYHPGRITAVTEAVRPLLGG; encoded by the coding sequence GTGACGATTCGACTCGGGATCCAGATCCCCAATTTCTCGTACGGCACCGGTGTCCCGGAGTTGTTCCCGACGGTCATCGCGCAGGCGCAGGAGGCCGAAGCGGCCGGCGCCGACGCCGTCTTCGTGATGGATCACCTCTATCAGCTCCCCAGCCTCGGTGCGCCCGAGGAGCCGATGCTGGAGGCCTACACCGCGCTGGGTGCGCTGGCGAATGCCACGCAGCGGGTGCAGTTGGGCACGCTGGTCACCGGCAACACCTACCGCAACCCGGCCCTGCTGGCCAAGGAGATCACCACCCTCGACGTGATCAGCCAGGGCCGGGCGATCCTGGGCATCGGCACCGGCTGGTTCGAGCTCGAGCACGACTCGCTGGGTTATGAGTTCGGCACCTTCACCGACCGGTTCAACAAGCTGCACGAGGCGTTGGACATCATCTTGCCGATGCTCAAGGGCGAGCGAGTGACGGTGGACGGCACGTACTACCGAACGAGCGAGGCGTTCGCCAACCCGCGCTTCCGCGACCACATCCCGCTGATGATCGGCGGCACCGGTGAGAAGAAGACAATCCCGTTGGCCGCCAAGCACTTTGACCACCTCAACCTGGTCTGCGGCTTCGATGAGCTGGCCCGCAAGATCCAGGTGAAGAACGAGCAGTGCGAGCAGATCGGCCGCGACCCGAGCGAGCTCGAGACCAGCATGCTCGTCTTCGGGCTGATCGACGAGAACATCACCGAGGACTTCATCCCCTCCGACGTCAAGCAGCGCGCGGTCTGGGGCGGCGCCGAGCAGATCGCCGACCAGCTCAAGACCAAGGTGCTCGACGCCGGCGTCGACGGCGTCATCCTCAGTCCGGTCACCCACCTGGACGGTTATCACCCCGGCCGGATCACCGCCGTCACGGAGGCCGTGCGCCCACTGCTGGGCGGGTAG
- a CDS encoding SDR family oxidoreductase, whose protein sequence is MDVLVTGGDTELGRAIAEGFRDAGHKVVISGARRDDLEVAAKELDVDAIVCDATDAETLGGLRSEFPHHLDTIVHVPAPAWAGGDPRTFSLSDTAKAWRTALDATVLSAVLLVQNIGDHLRSGGSIVTVVPDNPRDGGADAAVKAALSNWTAGQADYFGTRGITVNTVACGRSAEPSYDGLSSTPPSVAAEIARLALFLTTPAARHITGQTVHVGRGALANFG, encoded by the coding sequence ATGGACGTGCTGGTCACCGGAGGTGACACCGAACTGGGTCGGGCGATTGCGGAGGGTTTTCGCGACGCCGGCCACAAGGTCGTCATCAGCGGGGCACGCCGCGATGATCTCGAGGTGGCCGCCAAGGAACTCGACGTCGACGCGATCGTGTGTGACGCCACCGATGCGGAGACCCTCGGTGGGCTGCGCAGCGAGTTCCCGCACCATCTGGACACCATCGTTCACGTGCCCGCCCCCGCCTGGGCCGGCGGCGATCCCCGCACCTTCAGCCTGAGCGACACCGCGAAGGCTTGGCGCACCGCGCTGGACGCCACCGTCCTGTCCGCGGTGCTGCTGGTGCAGAACATCGGTGACCATCTGCGTTCGGGCGGATCCATCGTCACGGTGGTGCCGGACAATCCTCGCGACGGCGGCGCCGACGCCGCGGTCAAGGCCGCACTGTCGAATTGGACCGCAGGACAAGCGGATTACTTCGGCACCCGCGGCATCACGGTCAACACGGTGGCGTGCGGGCGCAGCGCCGAGCCGTCCTACGACGGGCTGTCGAGCACCCCGCCGTCGGTGGCGGCCGAGATCGCCCGCCTCGCACTGTTCCTGACCACGCCCGCGGCCCGGCACATCACCGGCCAGACCGTGCACGTCGGCCGGGGGGCGCTCGCCAACTTCGGCTGA
- a CDS encoding ABC transporter permease: MKRSRAHRTQPPLPRWVYVPAALGAAFVVLPLAAMAVKVDWTNFWSLISSAPSQAALLLSLRTAAASTAMCLLVGVPMALVLARNDGRIVRTLRPLILLPLVLPPVVGGIALLYAFGRLGLLGSYLEAAGIRIAFTTTAVVLAQTFVSLPFLVIALEGAARTAGSDYDVVAATLGARPATVWWRVTLPLLTPGLVSGAVLAFARSLGEFGATLTFAGSRQGVTRTLPLEIYLQRESDADAAVALSLLLVVVAAVVVLGLGARRLSGWTGNG, translated from the coding sequence GTGAAGCGCAGCCGGGCGCACCGGACGCAGCCGCCGCTGCCGCGGTGGGTCTATGTACCGGCAGCACTCGGTGCGGCCTTCGTGGTGCTGCCTCTGGCGGCGATGGCGGTCAAGGTCGACTGGACGAACTTCTGGTCCCTGATCAGCAGCGCGCCGTCACAGGCCGCGCTGCTGCTGAGCCTGCGCACCGCGGCGGCCAGCACGGCGATGTGCCTGCTCGTCGGTGTGCCGATGGCGCTGGTGCTGGCCCGCAACGACGGCCGAATCGTACGAACGCTGCGACCGCTGATCCTGTTGCCGCTGGTGTTGCCGCCGGTGGTCGGCGGTATCGCGTTGCTGTACGCCTTCGGCAGGCTCGGTCTGCTTGGCAGCTATCTGGAGGCGGCGGGCATCCGGATCGCCTTCACCACCACCGCGGTGGTGCTGGCGCAGACTTTCGTCTCGCTGCCTTTCCTGGTGATCGCGCTGGAAGGTGCGGCCCGCACCGCGGGCTCCGACTACGACGTCGTGGCGGCGACTCTGGGGGCGAGGCCGGCGACCGTGTGGTGGCGGGTGACGCTTCCGCTGCTGACGCCGGGCCTGGTCTCCGGCGCCGTACTGGCCTTCGCCCGCTCGCTCGGCGAGTTCGGGGCCACGCTGACCTTCGCGGGGTCCCGGCAGGGGGTCACCAGGACGCTGCCGCTGGAGATCTATCTGCAGCGAGAGAGTGACGCCGACGCGGCGGTCGCGTTGTCGCTGCTGCTGGTCGTCGTCGCGGCAGTTGTGGTGCTGGGTCTAGGGGCGCGACGGCTGTCCGGCTGGACCGGCAATGGCTGA
- a CDS encoding sulfate/molybdate ABC transporter ATP-binding protein, protein MAELQFAAAVADRSYEVAFEVAAGDVLAILGPNGAGKSTTLHVIAGLLQPDSGLVRVGGRTLTDTAAGISVPTHNRRVGLLLQDPLLFPHLTVQANVAFAPRSRGAARVAARQAAAQWLDEVGLTDLADRKPDQLSGGQAQRVAIARALAAEPEVLLLDEPLAGLDVAVAASVRSLLRRVSSAGRATVLITHDLLDVLTLADRVLVLDAGGVAEIGAVGDVLAAPRSTFGARIAGVNVVRGVAAGADAVRAADGTLWHGRHAVPPPGSGALVAVFTPAAVAVYRELPHGSPRNSVQIRVAELDADGARVRVRGQEQADGAPGLAADITAESAAALRLAAGDPVWFTVKAQEVALHPAAR, encoded by the coding sequence ATGGCTGAGTTGCAGTTCGCGGCCGCGGTGGCCGACCGCTCCTATGAGGTGGCATTCGAGGTCGCGGCCGGGGACGTGCTGGCCATTCTCGGGCCGAACGGCGCAGGCAAGTCCACCACGCTGCACGTGATCGCCGGTCTGCTGCAGCCGGATTCGGGCCTGGTCCGCGTCGGCGGCCGCACCCTGACCGACACCGCGGCGGGGATCTCGGTGCCCACCCACAACCGGCGCGTGGGCCTGCTGCTCCAGGATCCGCTGTTGTTTCCGCACCTGACTGTGCAGGCCAACGTGGCATTCGCCCCGCGCAGTCGCGGGGCGGCCCGAGTGGCGGCGCGGCAGGCCGCAGCACAGTGGCTGGACGAGGTGGGGCTGACCGACCTCGCCGACCGCAAGCCGGACCAGCTCTCCGGCGGCCAGGCACAACGGGTGGCGATCGCGCGGGCGCTGGCCGCCGAACCGGAGGTGTTGCTGCTCGACGAGCCGCTGGCCGGACTCGACGTCGCGGTGGCCGCCTCGGTGCGGTCGTTGCTGCGGCGGGTGTCCTCGGCCGGCCGCGCGACAGTGCTGATCACCCACGACCTGCTCGACGTGCTGACGCTGGCGGACCGCGTGCTGGTGCTCGACGCCGGTGGCGTCGCCGAGATCGGCGCGGTCGGCGACGTGCTGGCGGCCCCGCGCAGCACGTTCGGCGCCCGCATCGCCGGCGTGAACGTCGTGCGGGGGGTGGCGGCGGGCGCGGACGCCGTGCGGGCCGCCGACGGGACGCTGTGGCACGGCAGGCACGCCGTCCCGCCGCCCGGCAGCGGCGCACTGGTGGCGGTGTTCACCCCGGCGGCGGTCGCGGTCTACCGCGAGCTGCCGCACGGCAGCCCGCGCAACAGCGTCCAGATCCGGGTCGCGGAGCTCGACGCCGACGGCGCGCGGGTGCGGGTGCGGGGGCAGGAACAGGCCGACGGCGCGCCCGGCCTGGCGGCCGACATCACCGCGGAGTCGGCAGCCGCCCTGCGGCTCGCCGCCGGCGACCCCGTGTGGTTCACAGTGAAGGCACAGGAGGTCGCCTTGCACCCAGCGGCACGCTGA
- a CDS encoding APA family fibronectin-binding glycoprotein: MTQPDSISRRPGLWTAFAVTAVTAATVVTIALPSSTAVADPATPTPTTAAPAVPPPTADPNAPVVSPPPADPNAPPPPPADPNAPPPPPADPNAPPPPPADPNAPPPPAPLEPGRVPNASGGFSYLLPAGWVVSDASRLNYGQALLSKTTAPAENGQPAPTANDTSVILGRLDLKLFAGAEQDNSKAAIRLASDMGEFFMPFPGVRINQQSGALQAGDMPGYFSSYDVKFTDTTKPNGQIWAGVVGTSVPNAPRDQRNQRWFVVWLGTAKDPIDPAAAKALAESIRPYTPPPPPPPPAGDPNAPAVDPNAPPPAAGGRIPLGVPVPVQTPVPGMTPGQ, from the coding sequence ATGACGCAGCCGGACTCGATTTCGCGACGGCCAGGCCTGTGGACGGCGTTCGCGGTCACCGCGGTGACCGCCGCCACCGTCGTCACGATCGCCCTGCCGTCGTCGACTGCCGTCGCGGATCCTGCGACGCCCACCCCCACGACGGCGGCACCCGCCGTCCCGCCGCCCACCGCGGATCCGAACGCTCCGGTCGTGTCGCCGCCGCCGGCCGATCCCAACGCTCCGCCGCCGCCGCCCGCGGATCCCAACGCTCCGCCGCCGCCGCCCGCGGATCCCAACGCTCCGCCGCCGCCGCCGGCCGATCCGAACGCGCCGCCGCCGCCCGCACCGCTGGAGCCGGGGCGGGTTCCCAACGCGTCGGGTGGCTTCAGTTACCTGCTTCCCGCGGGCTGGGTGGTGTCGGACGCGTCGCGGCTCAACTATGGCCAGGCGCTGCTCAGCAAGACCACCGCACCGGCGGAGAACGGCCAGCCCGCCCCGACCGCCAACGACACCAGCGTCATCCTCGGCCGGCTCGACCTGAAGCTGTTCGCCGGCGCCGAGCAGGACAACAGCAAGGCCGCGATCCGGCTGGCATCGGACATGGGCGAGTTCTTCATGCCGTTCCCCGGCGTCCGGATCAACCAACAGAGCGGTGCGCTGCAGGCCGGTGACATGCCGGGCTACTTCTCGTCCTACGACGTCAAGTTCACCGACACCACCAAGCCGAACGGCCAGATCTGGGCCGGTGTGGTCGGCACATCTGTCCCGAACGCGCCGCGCGATCAGCGCAACCAGCGCTGGTTCGTGGTGTGGCTTGGCACCGCCAAGGATCCGATCGATCCGGCCGCCGCCAAGGCGCTCGCCGAGTCGATCCGGCCGTACACGCCGCCACCGCCGCCACCGCCGCCGGCGGGGGATCCCAACGCGCCGGCGGTTGATCCGAACGCGCCGCCGCCCGCCGCAGGTGGGCGCATCCCGCTCGGT